From Desmodus rotundus isolate HL8 chromosome 12, HLdesRot8A.1, whole genome shotgun sequence, one genomic window encodes:
- the DUXB gene encoding LOW QUALITY PROTEIN: double homeobox protein B (The sequence of the model RefSeq protein was modified relative to this genomic sequence to represent the inferred CDS: inserted 1 base in 1 codon; substituted 2 bases at 2 genomic stop codons): MWFQNQRSLYPQYSRSKPVNSLVDGPNGTPDLTIQQHQFNLSTLPGWSHHCPSSNFFSKKQTSLPALLLSHMSFVPCVSQGPSVMMVQPMQAMQRGQNSPFTLTLANYLPKSLSPGGGLPNIHTTFWPQSQDKCQNHRXATEVLQLKDYSQHRPKHKKHQSQDLDQMDISYIMXWWDECCQVLIAEXDPQKETH, encoded by the exons ATGTGGTTTCAGAACCAAAGATCTCTGTACCCACAGTACAGCAGAAGTAAGCCTGTGAATTCCTTGGTAGATGGTCCAAATGGGACACCAGATCTGACAATTCAGCAGCACCAATTCAACCTGTCCACTCTCCCAGGCTGGTCTCATCATTGTCCTTCCTCCAATTTTTTCAGCAAGAAACAAACATCTCTACCTGCTCTACTACTATCCCACATGTCCTTTGTCCCTTGTGTCAGCCAAGGACCAAGTGTCATGATGGTGCAGCCCATGCAGGCTATGCAGAGAGGACAGAACTCTCCCTTTACTCTGACACTTGCAAACTACTTGCCAAAATCACTGTCTCCTGGAGGGGGCCTCCCCAATATTCACACTACTTTCTGGCCCCAAAGCCAGGACAAATGCCAGAATCACA CTGCCACAGAAGTACTACAGCTGAAAGACTATTCTCAGCATCGCCCCAAACACAAAAAACATCAATCACAGGATCTGGATCAGATGGACATATCTTACATTATGTAATGGTGGGACGAGTGCTGCCAGGTTCTGATTGCAGAATGAGACCCTCAAAAAGAgacacactga